A single window of Ignavibacteriota bacterium DNA harbors:
- a CDS encoding flagellar hook capping protein, producing the protein MIDGITTKASTAATTSTAEYATESNSALDKDAFLQLMIAQMKNQDPLEPMDGSDYSAQLAQFSSLEQLKNINDSLNNSIDANYLLTQSVNNTMTATLIGKNAKIAGDTINYAGQDKTTFGYELPANAGDLKVVVKNSSGGVVKEFNDLEKTEGIYKLDWDFTDNNGNKVTEGDYTFELTATTLNDEDMTVAQYLIGTIDGVRFGSSGTTLLINDQEYLVSDVFEILDNQQKSK; encoded by the coding sequence ATGATTGACGGTATTACAACAAAAGCATCAACAGCGGCAACAACTTCGACTGCAGAATACGCAACTGAAAGCAACAGCGCGCTGGACAAAGACGCGTTTTTACAATTGATGATAGCTCAAATGAAAAATCAAGATCCGCTGGAGCCGATGGACGGTTCCGATTATTCCGCACAGCTTGCTCAATTCAGTTCGCTTGAGCAGTTAAAGAATATTAACGACAGCTTAAACAACAGTATTGACGCGAATTATCTTCTTACACAATCCGTAAATAATACTATGACGGCAACGTTGATTGGCAAAAATGCTAAAATTGCCGGAGATACAATTAATTACGCGGGACAAGATAAAACAACCTTTGGTTATGAATTGCCGGCAAATGCTGGTGATTTAAAAGTTGTGGTAAAAAATTCATCGGGCGGAGTAGTAAAAGAATTTAATGATCTTGAAAAAACTGAAGGTATCTATAAACTTGATTGGGATTTTACCGATAATAATGGAAACAAAGTTACCGAAGGTGATTATACTTTTGAATTAACGGCTACAACTCTAAATGATGAAGATATGACAGTAGCTCAATATTTAATAGGTACAATTGACGGTGTAAGATTCGGAAGTTCGGGAACAACTTTACTGATAAACGATCAAGAATATTTGGTTTCAGATGTATTTGAAATTTTGGATAATCAACAAAAATCTAAATAA
- a CDS encoding flagellar protein, with product MANMINGINVPFIPIVKPEHPANNIKEGSSSFDSIFKTELEKLKFSNHASKRIESRELELSNEDMNKLQNAVQKAEAKGAKDSLVMMNNKAFIVNIPNKTVITAMNVEKSNENIFTNIDSVVFA from the coding sequence ATGGCAAATATGATTAATGGAATAAATGTTCCTTTTATTCCAATAGTTAAGCCAGAACATCCCGCTAACAATATTAAAGAAGGTAGTTCCAGTTTTGATTCAATTTTCAAAACGGAGTTAGAAAAATTAAAATTTTCTAATCATGCTTCAAAAAGAATTGAATCAAGAGAATTGGAATTATCGAATGAAGATATGAATAAATTGCAGAATGCCGTTCAAAAAGCGGAAGCCAAAGGGGCAAAAGATTCTTTGGTTATGATGAATAATAAAGCGTTCATCGTTAATATTCCTAACAAAACAGTTATTACGGCAATGAATGTTGAAAAAAGCAATGAAAATATTTTCACAAATATTGACAGCGTAGTTTTTGCATAA
- a CDS encoding flagellar hook-basal body complex protein → MSLINSLFAGVSGIRNHQSMLDVIGNNIANVNTIGYKGSRVTFSDTFNQFIRYGTNPTDTAGGTNTFQVGLGMKLNSVDRNWNQGTFERTGITTDLALQGDGLFVLKKNGETFYSRAGAFIFDADGQLVNPQNGAIVQGKVATEDGTVPPGNNLENIVIDSKLRLPAVPTTDVVWDGNLDSTSSMTRSEEFLQTGNLQNNVAVGAEQASSATVYDDYGNEYSLNTSYVKTAANTYDMTYELVDSEGNPTSPAIGPTTVEVEFDPTSGEMTTLGGAAPTDINIVEPTLGINFNFNPTAVKEGATKTLSSVVDSNRKPTLVSGTVSIFDSLGNAHTMTLKFTKVADNNWKWVTDVPASSGTLAGSEGTISFNSDGSIASIAPNPPVLTFSPIGGASQENIELNLGEGFEGITQISGSSVVSAASQNGSAAASLANISIDQYGYIEGVFTNGQSRKLAQILVSTFPNRNALTSVGENMYTVSANAGEPYISEPGESSNTTIQSGALEQSNVDLSEEFTRMIVSQRGFQANSRVITVSDTLLQEITNLVR, encoded by the coding sequence ATGTCTCTTATTAATTCCTTATTCGCCGGAGTTTCCGGTATCAGAAATCACCAATCAATGCTTGATGTTATCGGCAACAATATTGCTAACGTAAACACAATTGGTTACAAAGGCAGCCGTGTTACATTCAGCGATACTTTTAACCAATTCATCCGATATGGTACAAATCCAACTGATACAGCCGGCGGTACAAACACTTTTCAAGTTGGATTAGGAATGAAACTTAATTCTGTTGATAGAAACTGGAACCAAGGCACATTTGAAAGAACAGGTATTACAACCGATTTGGCATTACAGGGTGACGGTTTATTTGTGCTTAAGAAAAACGGCGAAACATTTTATTCAAGAGCCGGCGCGTTTATTTTTGATGCCGATGGTCAATTGGTAAATCCGCAGAATGGAGCAATTGTGCAAGGTAAAGTAGCAACGGAAGACGGAACAGTTCCTCCCGGAAATAACCTTGAAAATATTGTAATTGATTCAAAATTAAGATTGCCCGCAGTACCTACAACCGATGTGGTTTGGGATGGAAATCTTGACAGTACTTCATCAATGACACGTTCCGAAGAATTTCTTCAAACCGGAAATTTACAGAATAATGTCGCAGTTGGCGCCGAACAAGCCAGCAGTGCAACAGTTTATGATGATTACGGTAATGAATATTCTTTAAATACAAGTTATGTTAAAACCGCAGCCAATACTTATGATATGACTTATGAATTGGTTGACAGTGAGGGAAATCCGACTTCTCCCGCAATAGGACCAACAACCGTTGAAGTTGAATTTGATCCGACTTCTGGAGAAATGACGACATTAGGTGGAGCAGCGCCTACTGATATAAATATAGTTGAGCCAACATTAGGAATTAATTTTAATTTTAATCCCACAGCCGTAAAAGAAGGCGCTACAAAAACTTTAAGTTCGGTTGTTGACAGTAATAGAAAACCGACTTTAGTTTCAGGTACTGTATCTATATTTGATTCTTTGGGAAATGCTCATACAATGACGTTGAAATTTACTAAGGTCGCCGATAATAACTGGAAGTGGGTAACAGATGTTCCCGCATCAAGCGGTACATTAGCCGGAAGCGAAGGAACAATTTCATTTAATTCAGATGGATCAATCGCTTCAATCGCGCCGAATCCGCCGGTATTGACTTTTTCACCGATCGGAGGAGCTTCACAAGAAAATATCGAATTAAATCTTGGAGAAGGTTTTGAAGGAATTACTCAAATTTCAGGTAGTTCGGTAGTTTCCGCGGCATCACAAAATGGTTCGGCAGCTGCATCTTTAGCAAATATCAGTATCGATCAATACGGTTATATTGAAGGTGTTTTTACAAACGGACAATCAAGAAAATTAGCTCAGATTTTGGTATCAACATTTCCCAATAGAAACGCGTTGACAAGTGTCGGCGAAAACATGTACACTGTTTCCGCAAACGCCGGCGAACCATATATTAGTGAACCCGGAGAATCAAGCAATACAACAATTCAATCCGGAGCGCTGGAACAATCGAACGTAGATCTATCTGAAGAATTTACAAGAATGATAGTTTCGCAAAGAGGTTTCCAAGCAAATTCCAGAGTAATTACCGTATCGGATACCTTGCTTCAGGAAATAACAAATTTAGTTAGATAG